From the genome of Cytophagales bacterium WSM2-2:
TTTTTTCGTTGACTGAAAATACCTACCAACGGGTAATCAGGATTTCCTCGTGGTCTGCCCGCATAGACTACATCACCATCATTGGCTTTATCAAAATAGTAAACGACTTCAAGATGTGAAAAGGCATTGATGCCAGTCAGTGACTCAGCAGGTATGTGATCTGCAAGCTGTATTTCCGAAATAACTTCTCCCCAGAAATCATCTGTGGGTTCAGTTCTTGAGTTTCGAATGATACCGATAGGATTTAATTTTATTTCCATTTTGCGCCAATTTCAAGACATTAACTATCGAACGCTCACTATAACTCCACTGCTAAAATCTAAGGTAGCTTAAATAAATGAGTTAGTTTAAAAGCTTGTTGCGTTTAAAATCGACCCCTTTTCTTATGAGAAAAGCGTGATAAAAACTGGGAATATCGTGTGTCCAATGGGGAAGGATCAATGTGATCAATATTCTGTCGATATGAGAAATCAGACCAAACACGATGGCCAGCATAAATGGAAAGCCAGCGTGGTTGAACCCGATAAGTGACGTGAATGCGATTAACAAAGTGATGCCCCATAACTTGGAAAGGAAAGCATGAGTGCAAGTCTCTTTTTTGAACTTGATAAGACTGATAGCGTAGCACATTCCTTCCATGATAAAAATGATGGTAATGGGGATAGCATTTTGTGAAATCAATTCTGGATAGAGCATCCATGTGCTTACTCCAATAGACACCCAAAAAATCATATCTGCTTGACTGTCGAATCTTCGAAGTGTTGGTGAAGAGACGTTCAAATGCCTGGCAATGATGCCATCCAGGATATCTGAGAGTAGCCCGAGGTACATGAGTATTAAAACGATAACCCGGCTTTCCTCACGAAGGAAAAAAACCAATCCCAGTATTACTGGAGCCAGTACAAGTCTGAACAGGATGAGACTGATAGGAACGTGTTTTTTCTGAATCATAAATCTAGGCGTTTCTGTTTTCAGAAGCGTTAGATATCAATTTCGATGCCATACTTATCGAGTAAGCCTGGGATTCCACGAAGAGAGAATCGAGCCTTTTTTACCCGGTTGATTTCAGGATCAATTGAAAAATTATAAGCGGTTCGCAAGTCCGCTTTTTCGAGAATTGAATTTTCAAAAACTGACCGGGTCAGATCGCATTCGCTGAATTCAGAACCAGTCAAATCACATTCTACAAAATCGACTTCCTGCAATTGAGATTTCTTGAAAATTGTCTTTTTGATTTTCATTTGGTAAAAAGATGAATGATTGAGCTGGCAGCCCTCAAACGAAACAGCAAATCCAAGTGCATTGCATTTATGAAAGTGCAGGCCAAGCATTTTACAGTCCCGGAACTTTGCATCGCGGAAGGCGGTGTTGTTTAATTTGGCAAGACTGAAATTACAACCCATGAATTCGCATTCGATAAACTTGAATTCTGAAAGGTCAGCCTCACCCAAATCGCAGTTATTGAAAATGCAATTCTCGTATTCTCCTTTTTCAAAAGAGCTAATCTTATCAAATGTTTTCTCTTTTTCGTAGCTCATTGCTTTGAAGCATTTTGATCAGAAAATATCCAATTAACGGATACCCGATGTAGTTCAGCACTATCATGAGAATAGAAATTGCTGATGATATCGGAGTCGGGTCGTTTTGAAATTGCTTGACAAATAACTGGTTTCCGATTGATGATTTTGATGAGAAAATAATCATCGAAGCGATGTTGTATCCCAGGTGAAGAGCGACTGCCAGGTACATGGATCCGGTCTTGATAAAAGCATAAGCGAAAGTAAAACCAGCGAGGCCGGTGATCACAAGAACAAAGATCATCGGTACCGGCTGACCGAAGACGCCAAACGAAACCCAGTGATAGAGCCCAAAAGCTACAGAGGAAATGACTAATGCCTTGGGAACTCCCAGTCGGCTTACCAGGATGTAAAAAAGAGCGCCACGGAAGATCAAGTCTTCAAACGCTACTGATTTAAAAACAAAATAGATGGCACTAAGAAAATCACTGAATGTGTAAGCCTCGTTAATCCGGTAAGAATTTCCTGTGAAGCAGGTGCCAAACCAGTTGGTCAGCGTTACGTAACTGACAGAGAATGTAACACCAATCGCGAATTCGGCCAGTCTTTTTTTGGAGGGGCTGAACCCCAGCGCGTTCAGATTTTTCCTTTCAACAAAATGAAGGAGGATCCAGGAGGCAATTAATTCAACGAGCAACCCGATCATTGAATGATAGATTATTTCATTTTCTCCAGCGCTTTCTCGATTTTTTTCCTCAATCCACCGGACGGCTGGACTACTGGCAGGCGTACATCCGCACCGCAAACCTTGAGCAGGCTCAGCAAGTATTTCACGCCTGTCGGGTTGCCCTCTTCATACATCGGTCCGTTGATCTCGAGAAGCTTAAAGACTTCTGTTCTTGCTTTGGTATAATTTCCAGCGAGAGCAGCCTCAGTCATTTTTCGGAAGATATCAGGGAATGCATTAGCCAAAACAGAGATCACTCCAACTCCACCTACTGAGCAAATCGGAACAGTGAGTAAATCATCACCTGAGATCAAAAGAAAATTAGCGGGTTTGTCCTTCGCGATCTTCATGCATTGCTCCAGGTTTCCTGAGGCCTCTTTCACACCAATGATATTTTTGTGCTGTGCCAGGCGCAGGGTAGTATCTGCTGAAAGGTTCGAAGAAGTACGCCCTGGGACGTTATATAAAATCACAGGAACAGGTGATGTATCAGCTACTTTTTTGAAGTGCTGATAGATTCCTTCCTGAGATGGTTTGTTGTAGTATGGACTTACCGAGAGAATAGCACTAACGCCCCGGAAGTTAGTCGCCTCGATTTCTTCGAGTACGGCAGCCGTGTTGTTACCACCGATACCATAAACTACGGGAAGTTTTTTAGGATTATTCTTGATGACAAATTTCAGGACCTCTTTCTTTTCCTCTTTGTTCATGGTAGCCGACTCACCAGTCGTGCCCATCACCACATAATAATTGACACCCTTGGCTGTGTGGGCCAATAATTTTTTTAGCGAGTTGAAATCGATGGCGCCATTGGCATGGAATGGAGTGACAAGCGCCACTCCTGTTCCGAAGAGTTTTTTCATTTTAATTGCTTGGTGTATTTGTACATCGTATCGATCAGGCCTTTGGTTGTCCCATCCTGCCCGATCATGAATTCAAAGAAAGACTGATCTTCTTCGTTAAACCGGCCTACCCGGCAACGCGCTTTACTTTCGGCAAGCACGTAAAGTGCCAGTGGATTGGTCTCCTTATCGACATAAAACAAATAGTCGAATGGCATTGAAGTGAACTTTTGCGCCTGAGCCGAATTGACCCTTCCCCAGAAATTAAGGTCTTTAATTGTGAAGAAATCAAACTTGAACTCGTAGTTCTCTTTTTTCAACGGCAAATACTCGAGCACTTGTACACTCTTGCCGTCTTGCTCAAGCTGGTGGATAAATTCTTTAATATCCAGGTGCTTTTGCTTGTCTTCCACCGTAAAGAGGATACCGAAACTGTGTGCTTGCTTATAAGGTAGGCTCGCGCGAAGGCTTTGATTTTTCTTCAAAGCACTGCGTGTGCGCATCCGTAAGAAATTCATTTTAAACATGAACTGAGATGAAAGGCTAAAATTCAAGATTTAAATGGCATAATCAAAATGACGAGGGATACTAGATGCTGGATACTTGATCCTGGATTACCGGCATAGTGTATCTAGCGACTAGCATCCAGTATCTAGTTATCACTTCCCAATCATCTTCTCAAACTCTGGCTCATCGATGATCTTCACTCCAAGTTCCTCTGCTTTCTCACGTTTGGCTGGCCCCATGTTTTCGCCTGCGACCAGGAAGTCCAGTTTTTTGGAAACAGACGAAAGGACCTTACCTCCATGAGCTACAATTACGTCTTTGAGCTCGTCACGTTCGTAATTCTGGAATGTGCCTGAAATAACGAATGATTTTCCTTCCAAAGCGTTGCTTACCTTTTCAGGCTCTTTGAACGAGCTTTCAAATTGAAGACCTGCTTTCCTTAGTCGGTCAATTTCCCTCCGGTTTTCTTTCTGCTTAAAAAATTCAGAGACGCTCTGTGCGATTTTTTCACCTACCTCAGGAGCTTCGAGAAGCTGATCATAAGTAGCTTGGGCAAGTGCATCCATGTTTTTGAAATGGCGAGCCAGTTTCTCAGCTACCGTTTTGCCAACGAACCGAATGCCAATGGCGAATAAAACCGATTCAAATGGTACAGATTTTGAGGTTTCGATTCCCTGTAGTAGGTTTTTAGTGGAAAGCTCTTTGAACCCCTCCAACTTCATCACGTCCTCTTTTTTCAGATCATAAAGATCGGCCGGAGTTTTGGCAAGACCCAAGTCATAAAGCTGGGCGATAGTTCGTTCTCCAAGCGAATCGATATCCATGGCCTTGCGTTGGATGAAATGCTCAATGCGGCCTTTGATTTGCGGAGGGCAACCTGATTCATTCGGACAATAATGATTGGCTTCTCCTTCCTGGCGTATTAAAGCCGTCCCACACTCCGGGCATTTCGAAATATATTTTACTGGCAGAAGACCCTTGACTCGCTTCGTTGAATCAACACTCGTCACCTTGGGAATAATTTCTCCGCCTTTTTCTACAAATACAAAATCTCCGATACACAGCCCAAGACGCGCGATTTCATTGGCATTGTGCAAGGAGGCGCGCTTCACAGTAGTACCAGCAAGAAAAATGGGTTCCAACTCGGCTACCGGAGTCACGGCCCCGGTGCGCCCCACCTGGTAGGTGATCCCGTTCAATCGCGTGCTTACACTTTCCGCTTTGAACTTAAATGAAATTGCCCAGCGTGGACTCTTAGCGGTGAACCCGAGTTGTTCCTGCTGTGAGAGGTTGTTGACTTTGATCACTACCCCATCAGTTTCGAGGGGAAGCTCACTTCTTTTTTTCTCCCAACTTTCAATGTACTTCAGAACCTCGTCAATGTTCTTGCATTTTTTATATGTCTGTGAAACCTGGAATCCCCAGGACTCAATTTTTTTGATTGCCTCTTCATGCGTCTGAACGTTGTTATCGTCCCCCAACAGATAGTAGAGAAAGCAGTCCAGTTTACGTTTGGATACTTCCTTGCTGTCCTGCATTTTCAATGTACCACTGGCGGTATTGCGCGCGTTGGCGTAAGTCTCTTCACCAATATCTTCTCGCTCTTTATTGAGTTGCTTGAAAACATCTTTTGGGAGAAAGACCTCGCCACGTACTTCAAATTTGACGGGAACATTCTTTGCCTTGACTTTTAACGGCAGTGTGCGGATCGTCTTCGCATTGGCAATAACGTCATCACCCCGCACACCATCCCCACGGGTCACGCCCTGCACTAAAATTCCATTTTCATATTTTAAACTGATCGATACCCCATCGAATTTCAGCTCACAAAAATATTCGTAAGGCGCTCCGTCCAATCCTTTTGCCACACGACTGTCAAAATCTTGAAGCTCCTGGGGGGAGTAAGTGTTGCCAAGCGAGAGCATAGGATATTCATGAACCACTGATACAAATTCCTTAGTGATGGTACCTCCAACCCGTTGGGTAGGTGAATCGGGAAATTTGAAATCTGGAAATTCTTTCTCCAGATGGTTAAGTTTTTCCAACAGCTGGTCGAACTCAAAGTCACTGATTTCCGACTTATTTTTCTGATAGTACAGGTCGTTGTGATAATTGATCTTGTCGGTTAGTTCAAGGATTTGCTTTTTGGCTTCTGCGGATGTCATTTTTTGAACGGAAATGAGTTTCGAAAATATGGAATTTAACGTGAAAATGAAGGGAAGAAAAGGACTACCCGGATCATGTGAGGCCGCAAACGGTTACTTCTCGTAATTTCTGCTATTCAAAAGTATGAAAGATCGCTTACCGACTTCTTTACCTTGAAGGAAAAACTCAGGCTGGACTCATGATTCTACAGATGACCGATGATAGTCACATGAAAATAGAAGTGTTTCCGAACTCGCAAGCGGCCAGTGCTGAGTTTGATGGCAATGCGTTTACTTACGCCCGCTAGAATTTTAAATGAGTTGAATAAAATTAAGCATTTGGCAAGCTGTCAGCCCGGCGGTTTCTGTCCGCAGGCGGTTGATCCCGAGACTTACTTTGTCAAAGCCACGATTCATAGCAAGAGACAATTCTTCTTGAGTAAAATCACCCTCGGGGCCAATCAGTATCAGGTACTTTTTTCCTTTGGCAGCCACTGACTGAAGATGTTTTTGGTTTTCAGTATCCACATAAGCAATGAATTTTTGATCAGCAGGTAACGACACAATTTCATTGAATGGAGTCAGTTCACTTATGTGTGGCAACCACGCCTGTTGCGACTGCTTCATGGCGCTGATGGCCACTTTTTCTATTCGCTCATGATTGATCACTTTGCGTTCGGAATTTTTGCAAAGCACTAAACTGATTTGATCGATTCCGACCTCTGTCGCTTTTTCTACAAACCATTCGATCCGATCTGCATTTTTGGTTGGCGCAATAGCAATATGAACGTGAAAATTTCTTTTTTTTGATTCTCTTTTTTCCAGGATCTCGAACTCGCATTTTTTAGCGTCTGCTTTTACGATCCTGGCTTTGTAAAAAAAACCCTGCCCATCGGTAAGGTCAATATTTTGACCTG
Proteins encoded in this window:
- a CDS encoding tRNA (N6-threonylcarbamoyladenosine(37)-N6)-methyltransferase TrmO, whose product is MEIKLNPIGIIRNSRTEPTDDFWGEVISEIQLADHIPAESLTGINAFSHLEVVYYFDKANDGDVVYAGRPRGNPDYPLVGIFSQRKKDRPNKIGLSIVELVEHTGKTLKVKFLDAIDGTPVLDIKPVFREFLPQKSVKQPNWVKDLMKKYWI
- a CDS encoding CDP-alcohol phosphatidyltransferase, whose protein sequence is MIQKKHVPISLILFRLVLAPVILGLVFFLREESRVIVLILMYLGLLSDILDGIIARHLNVSSPTLRRFDSQADMIFWVSIGVSTWMLYPELISQNAIPITIIFIMEGMCYAISLIKFKKETCTHAFLSKLWGITLLIAFTSLIGFNHAGFPFMLAIVFGLISHIDRILITLILPHWTHDIPSFYHAFLIRKGVDFKRNKLLN
- a CDS encoding ribosomal RNA small subunit methyltransferase E: MNLFYLPDIPQGAIHLDREESHHVVRVLRMSAGQNIDLTDGQGFFYKARIVKADAKKCEFEILEKRESKKRNFHVHIAIAPTKNADRIEWFVEKATEVGIDQISLVLCKNSERKVINHERIEKVAISAMKQSQQAWLPHISELTPFNEIVSLPADQKFIAYVDTENQKHLQSVAAKGKKYLILIGPEGDFTQEELSLAMNRGFDKVSLGINRLRTETAGLTACQMLNFIQLI
- the dapA gene encoding 4-hydroxy-tetrahydrodipicolinate synthase, which gives rise to MKKLFGTGVALVTPFHANGAIDFNSLKKLLAHTAKGVNYYVVMGTTGESATMNKEEKKEVLKFVIKNNPKKLPVVYGIGGNNTAAVLEEIEATNFRGVSAILSVSPYYNKPSQEGIYQHFKKVADTSPVPVILYNVPGRTSSNLSADTTLRLAQHKNIIGVKEASGNLEQCMKIAKDKPANFLLISGDDLLTVPICSVGGVGVISVLANAFPDIFRKMTEAALAGNYTKARTEVFKLLEINGPMYEEGNPTGVKYLLSLLKVCGADVRLPVVQPSGGLRKKIEKALEKMK
- the ligA gene encoding DNA ligase; translation: MTSAEAKKQILELTDKINYHNDLYYQKNKSEISDFEFDQLLEKLNHLEKEFPDFKFPDSPTQRVGGTITKEFVSVVHEYPMLSLGNTYSPQELQDFDSRVAKGLDGAPYEYFCELKFDGVSISLKYENGILVQGVTRGDGVRGDDVIANAKTIRTLPLKVKAKNVPVKFEVRGEVFLPKDVFKQLNKEREDIGEETYANARNTASGTLKMQDSKEVSKRKLDCFLYYLLGDDNNVQTHEEAIKKIESWGFQVSQTYKKCKNIDEVLKYIESWEKKRSELPLETDGVVIKVNNLSQQEQLGFTAKSPRWAISFKFKAESVSTRLNGITYQVGRTGAVTPVAELEPIFLAGTTVKRASLHNANEIARLGLCIGDFVFVEKGGEIIPKVTSVDSTKRVKGLLPVKYISKCPECGTALIRQEGEANHYCPNESGCPPQIKGRIEHFIQRKAMDIDSLGERTIAQLYDLGLAKTPADLYDLKKEDVMKLEGFKELSTKNLLQGIETSKSVPFESVLFAIGIRFVGKTVAEKLARHFKNMDALAQATYDQLLEAPEVGEKIAQSVSEFFKQKENRREIDRLRKAGLQFESSFKEPEKVSNALEGKSFVISGTFQNYERDELKDVIVAHGGKVLSSVSKKLDFLVAGENMGPAKREKAEELGVKIIDEPEFEKMIGK